TTGTGTGTATACATCTAAGTGTGTTTGCATATTTGACtgtgtatatgtatctattcCTATGCGCACAGATATCTATGTAACTGTGTCTGGCTGTGAGTCCTTCATTCTCTGAGTCTTCATATCCATGAGACATCCCAGTACTACATCGTTGTCGGTGTGTGTATGACTGTGTCTCTATGTATACGCCTGGGAGTGGGGAGCCTGGATCTGGAGGGAAGGTTAGGAAAGGCACATGAAGACTTGAATGTGATGGGCAAAAAACAGGCCCTGCAAAGAGAAGCAGCTTGGAGTTGATCAGGAGCCAGCAAGTTAAAGAGTGTAGACAATGAGACCAGAGAGATGGGCAGGGTCCAGACCAGGCACAGCCTTGTTGGCCCAGGTGGAGattttgaacttctttttttttctgtcttttatgtCATCTGAGTCTCAAACCAGCCCTGGGAGGAAGGAGTCCAGCTTCCGATTTCACagacagaaaactgaggcttggaatacaaaaattaaaaaaaaaacttgccagccatttacaacatggatggactttgaaggcattatgctaagtgaaataagttagacagagaaagacaaatactgtatgatctcatcaaaaaaacaaaacaagggacttccctggcggtccagcggttaagactccacgcttccgctgcagggggcgcgggttccaaccctgatcggggagctaagatgccgcatgccacgcagtgcagtcaaaaagtaaaaaagaataataattttaaaaaaaccaaagcaaaacaaaacaaatcaagctcatagatacagaaaacagttgatggttgccagaggtagggCGTGGCGGTAGGAGTGAAATGGGTGAAcggggtcaaaaggtacacactTCCAGATGTAAAACAAAATAAGTCACGaaaatataatgtacagcatggtgaatatagttaataatgctatagtgcatatttgaaagttgctaggagagttgatcttaaaagctctcatcacgagaaaaaaaattgtaactttaTATGGTGACCAACGTTAATGAGACATtgcggtgatcatttcacaatatatacaaatgttaaatcatcacattgtgtacctgaaactaatttaatgttacatgtcaattagacctcaattaaaaaattaaataaaaaattcgaTACAAGCAAGTCCATTCAAAAAAAACATTGCCAAAGGACAGGCAAGAAGTAAGTAGTGGAGAATTTAGATTGTGTGATCTCCAGGACAGTGCTTATACCTATTTCTGAACTGCCTCCAGCTGCAAAATTTGGGGGGTTCTCTTACAGAGAAATCTGGGGGCTGCCCACCAGACGACGGGCCCTGCATCCTATCGGTGCCTGATCAGTGTGTGGATGACAGCCATTGTCCCTCGAGGATGAAGTGCTGCCACAAAGCATGCTTCCGCCAGTGTGTCCGTAAGGTTTTCGGTAAGAGTCCCTCTCTACTTTGCTGACCGCCAGCCAAGCCCCAAGCCCCAGGGCCAGGGTACAGGCGGGAATCACCCGGCTCCTGTGTTGCAGTTAAGATGGGCAGCTGCCCCGAGGACCGACTGCGCTGCCTCAGCCCCGTGCAGCACCTGTGCTCCAAAGACTGGGACTGCCCAGGCCACAAACGGTGCTGCCTCAGTGCCTGCGGCCGGGACTGCAGAAACCCTCTCTGAGGTATGGCTGTGTGTGCCCGGGGCGagttctttccctctctgagccccagccctAAGAGATCCCTCCAGTTCAACAAGCTTAGCAGGAACCTACCCAGAAGCCTGGACCTCCTGTGGACGGAATTGGGGAAGTgaatggggtgggaggggtcctGTTAGGATGACAGAGGAACCAGGGACCCTTGTTCTCTTACTGAAATTGCTGCATCACCTGGACCACAACCCTAAAcgctctgagcttcagtttgccTTTGTGAAGGAGGGTGGGGAGTCCGGCCTTAGTGTCTGGGCTGATGGGGTCTGGATGGGGGATCAAGTCCAGAACCCAGAGCTTTATTATGGGAGGGGGTTaaccctttccttctctctcctcaggcTAATTCTGATTTAGGATCCATAGCTCTGAAACTCAGGATGGGATTCCCTGCAGGAAGATATGATGATGGGGGGCCTGGGACCCAGCCACCAGATAACACTCTCTGCCAGCGGCAATTCCAACCTTCTGATAAACACTGTTCTAGAAGAATTTTCCAAACAGCAATCTATTCACATACCCTTTTCACAATGTTCGCCATACCTGCAAAATAGCATGACGATATTTTGTGTATTGCCTGTACTCCTATTGCCTGTActtctgtataaaaataaatttatttcaagagAAACACTGGATATCACTACTCTATATGGGATAAGCAGGATCACCTGTCACAAATAGAATGTACTTGTAAAAGCAGATGGaaaagggacttcactggtggtgcagtggttaagactctgagctcccaatgcagtgggcctgggctcgatccctggtcaaggaactagatcccacatgcatgccgcaactaagagtttgcatgccacaaataaggagcccagctgccacaactaagacccggtgcaaccaaatgaataaataaaatattttttaaatgtgtaactTGGCAATTTAGAAAAAAGCAGATGCAATGAAAACAGCAAATTCCATTAAAGTAAATCATGTCAGattaaaagatattaaataatagtATTAAATTCTGGCTAGATACTGCCACCTGCCAGGATGTGAGCCTGAAgcctactctctgtctctgttgtaATAAAGGAAGATTAATGAGGGTTAAAGAGATGTTAAAGACACAGGCTTCTTATCTGAGAGTTCTTTCCTGGTGTAATTGGAAGGATTGAAAAGAACTTTCTCAATCCAAGAGTCAGTGTTGTATGATGTTGCATCCAGGCACACCCTAAGATCATTTCGAATCGCTCCATATTTGGGGAAATGTTGCCTGAACAGTTGGGATGTCACTATTTATGGGTGGGTCTGTCTCCATCACTGGACGATACCTCATTGGCCTCTGTTTCTTGGGGGCCTGGTCATGGTCAGGACTTAATGAGTGGGGCTGTCCATGAGGGAATGACAGCCACCCCAAGGGACATTCCTGGACCCAGGGAGCTGGATTTCtgactctccctcttccccaggaCTCACTTTGGGGTGGGAAAGGAGGCAGGCAGATTCCTCCCTGCTTTATCTGCTGGGTCTCCATTTGTGTCCTGATGGAATCTGGGGATGAAGTTGGGGATCCTGGGTCTTCTCCCCTTGTTCCTTTGCCCTTGCGGTGTCATCACAGGTGAGTCACTGCTCTGGCTTTCTGTTGGCCCTGTTGGAAGATGCAAGGATTCTACTTCTTCACTGCCACAGTCCTTCTCACAGGATTCAAATGGCTGAACTGATGACTCAAAAGCAGCAAATGCTAATTATATGGATACAAGGTGAGGCCTGGGAGGGGAGAAGATGGAGAACATTCAGGGAGTCACTGACTGCCTGTGAgcttgggtatttcccttcctctttctgggcctcagtttgcccatctaTAAACTCATGTGGTTAACTCAGAGAATATGGTACATTGTATTCTTTGCCCAtagtctccccttccctccccaacctGACCCTGGCTTTTGTGGAGGAAAGTATACATCCCCTGCCTAGTGATTTGGGGCTTGGCCCTGGAACTTGCTTTGGCTAATGGGACGTGGGTGCAGGTGACAGTGTGCCAGTTTCAAGGCAAGGCACCAGGCTTCTTGGAGCTTCCACCCTCTGCCATGAGAAGAACTTGCCTAGAAGCCACTGGTCTCAGATGAAAGACacctggtggggaggggcaggcctgAATTTGAGGTGTCCCAGCCAATCTTCAAACTTGTGAGAGGGAAATAAGTGTTTGTGATAGGACGTCagtgagatttgggggttgttcCTTACAGATTTATCACACTAAGAGCTTGTCTAATTCAGATAATGATTATTATTCTTTAGTGAACGCTCACTGTATGCttcacactttattttattttttaaattaattaattaatttatttttggctgtgctgggtcttcgtttctgtgcgagg
This DNA window, taken from Balaenoptera ricei isolate mBalRic1 chromosome 15, mBalRic1.hap2, whole genome shotgun sequence, encodes the following:
- the LOC132349232 gene encoding WAP four-disulfide core domain protein 5-like — translated: MRAHSLLLLVALLALGSQLPATLGRRKGEKSGGCPPDDGPCILSVPDQCVDDSHCPSRMKCCHKACFRQCVRKVFVKMGSCPEDRLRCLSPVQHLCSKDWDCPGHKRCCLSACGRDCRNPL